One part of the Pecten maximus chromosome 9, xPecMax1.1, whole genome shotgun sequence genome encodes these proteins:
- the LOC117335133 gene encoding lysine-rich nucleolar protein 1-like produces MADVDDTSLERKSKKKQKKKKKKEHDMTEDDVIRSPKKHKKRKRGTDEDHLEISTGENGDDCELDEKNVEVRKKKKKKKKNKEIDDEDEIGMPPALKKKKNKEKEIPEKIEESHEKGNGEMKKKHKKNKKNKESREELTDNIEIDANDKTELKKKRRSDGSANDTSFPQCKKSKSSKSLIETDTVDDQESVCTKKKKKKRKHSSEETLPNVEMSPKKSKKDKKYSGDIDTVHDSKSASNGNVDTSNTVKNVTEPVVGQWGTSSLGNDVRQQKFIRLLGGLKKGSDGTKSLGTKQSKGLFGSLKATPSTMDSISRGGNKAMDASQEKLYLTNMEKDYERAMSMNLNRGIGLGFEKPPGEGKKFYIDTKASKSIKFDD; encoded by the coding sequence ATGGCCGACGTTGATGATACGAGTTTAGAAAGGAAAAGTAAAAAGAagcaaaagaagaaaaagaagaaggaACACGATATGACGGAAGACGACGTTATCCGATCACCGAAAAAACATAAGAAAAGGAAACGAGGAACCGATGAGGATCATCTTGAAATCTCTACAGGAGAGAACGGTGATGATTGTGAATTAGATGAGAAAAATGTTGAGGTAcgtaaaaagaaaaagaagaaaaagaaaaacaaggAAATTGACGATGAAGATGAAATTGGTATGCCTCCTgcattgaaaaagaaaaagaacaaagaaaaagaaattccAGAGAAAATTGAAGAGAGTCATGAGAAAGGAAATGGCGAGATGAAAAAGAAACataagaaaaataagaaaaacaaGGAATCAAGAGAAGAGTTGACtgataatattgaaattgatGCAAATGACAAAACCGAACTTAAGAAAAAAAGACGTTCAGATGGAAGTGCTAATGACACTAGTTTCCCTCAGTGTAAAAAGTCAAAGTCATCCAAAAGTTTGATAGAAACGGATACTGTGGATGACCAGGAATCTGTCTGTAccaagaagaagaaaaagaaaagaaaacattcaTCGGAAGAAACCCTACCAAATGTGGAAATGTCACCGAAGAAATCGAAAAAGGACAAAAAATATAGTGGTGACATTGATACAGTTCATGATTCAAAGTCAGCTTCAAATGGAAATGTAGACACATCAAACACAGTTAAAAATGTCACCGAACCTGTCGTTGGTCAGTGGGGTACATCATCGCTCGGAAATGACGTAAGACAACAGAAATTCATTCGGCTTCTTGGAGGCTTAAAGAAAGGTAGTGATGGCACCAAATCCTTAGGGACTAAACAATCCAAAGGCCTTTTTGGAAGTCTAAAAGCAACACCATCTACCATGGATTCGATTTCTCGTGGAGGAAATAAAGCCATGGACGCTTCACAGGAGAAATTGTATCTAACAAACATGGAAAAGGACTATGAAAGAGCGATGTCTATGAATCTGAATAGGGGTATTGGTTTAGGATTCGAAAAGCCACCTGGTGAAGGCAAGAAGTTCTATATCGACACTAAAGCGTCAAAATCTATAAAGTTTGATGATTGA